One Syntrophorhabdales bacterium DNA window includes the following coding sequences:
- a CDS encoding TRAP transporter substrate-binding protein has product MKKLSLLVLASLVLCIASLPSAPLFAQTPVKLKFSNFFPATHQYAILGQQFCDEIKKRTNGKVEIAYYPSGILTTATKMFEGVVNGVSDIGLSHCEYTRGRFPVTETLSLPLGYPSGYVAGQVANDFYNQFHQKEWDAVHVLLFYSTGPQIISTVKKPVRTLEDLKGLKIRATGRPADVLKALGGTPVGVEMADIYDGLQRGVVDGLLTSMEVQKGWKTGEIIRYATLSYKVGTVYTFYIVMNKNKWNALPEDAKKIFTETAAQWKDKYGVASNDIDIEGRDFLLKNGGQLIPLSDEESKRWTTAAHPVIEKHLKELEAKGNKRPDLEGYLKFINERVPVWTKKEKELKVASPY; this is encoded by the coding sequence GACGCCGGTGAAGCTCAAGTTCAGCAACTTCTTTCCTGCAACCCACCAGTACGCCATTCTGGGCCAGCAGTTCTGCGACGAGATAAAGAAGCGCACCAATGGAAAGGTCGAAATCGCGTACTACCCAAGCGGCATTCTCACGACCGCCACGAAAATGTTTGAAGGCGTGGTAAACGGTGTCTCAGACATCGGTCTCTCCCACTGCGAGTACACCAGAGGCCGTTTCCCTGTCACGGAGACGCTCAGCCTGCCACTGGGCTATCCCAGCGGGTACGTCGCCGGTCAGGTAGCAAATGATTTCTACAACCAGTTTCACCAGAAGGAATGGGACGCTGTTCACGTGCTCCTCTTCTATTCAACGGGACCACAGATTATCTCCACGGTGAAGAAGCCGGTAAGAACACTTGAGGACCTGAAGGGCCTGAAGATCAGGGCTACCGGGAGACCTGCCGACGTTTTGAAGGCTCTGGGTGGAACCCCGGTTGGAGTGGAAATGGCAGACATCTACGACGGTCTGCAACGGGGCGTTGTGGATGGACTTCTCACTTCGATGGAAGTTCAGAAAGGCTGGAAGACAGGTGAGATCATCCGGTATGCCACGCTCTCGTACAAGGTGGGCACAGTCTACACGTTCTACATTGTCATGAACAAAAACAAGTGGAATGCGCTTCCCGAAGATGCCAAGAAAATATTCACCGAGACTGCAGCGCAGTGGAAGGACAAGTACGGCGTCGCGTCGAACGACATCGATATAGAAGGCCGTGATTTTCTGTTGAAGAACGGTGGTCAGCTGATACCGCTTTCAGACGAGGAATCGAAGCGGTGGACGACCGCTGCCCACCCCGTCATCGAAAAGCACCTGAAGGAATTGGAGGCTAAGGGAAATAAGAGACCAGACCTGGAAGGCTACCTTAAATTCATAAACGAGCGTGTTCCCGTCTGGACAAAGAAAGAGAAGGAACTAAAGGTAGCATCTCCTTACTAA
- a CDS encoding IclR family transcriptional regulator, translated as MDEQKYNVKVLEKTVRILNLYTYTEGALTLDQIAKRAGLSKTTAFRILKTLEKHEIFKYNEREETYSLGLKLMELGGMVYSSLSIRKVASPYLDSLAHSLKATILLGIIKDEHLLYIDKRESESIIRVSSYIGLKRPPYYGMLGMTLVAHMPDEQRKKLLQSYPPEKITSKTVVDVRELMHRFDETKKSGYYVEREEAIDGVLGIGVPIRDFSGNVVAALGACMPVFQVNEKFTQRAIKELTAASASISKELGHK; from the coding sequence ATGGATGAGCAAAAATATAACGTAAAGGTTCTCGAAAAAACCGTCAGGATACTTAATCTCTACACCTATACCGAGGGAGCGCTCACCCTCGATCAGATCGCAAAGAGGGCCGGTCTGTCCAAGACGACCGCTTTTCGTATTCTGAAGACCCTCGAGAAGCACGAGATTTTCAAGTATAACGAGAGAGAGGAGACGTATAGCCTTGGACTCAAGCTTATGGAGCTGGGGGGGATGGTCTACTCTTCGCTATCCATTCGGAAGGTCGCTTCACCGTATCTCGATTCCCTGGCCCATTCCCTCAAGGCAACGATACTTCTGGGCATCATAAAAGACGAGCATCTGCTTTACATCGACAAGAGAGAATCGGAAAGTATCATCAGGGTTTCCTCGTACATAGGGCTGAAAAGACCGCCGTATTACGGAATGCTGGGGATGACGCTTGTTGCCCACATGCCGGATGAACAGAGGAAAAAGCTTCTCCAGTCGTACCCTCCGGAGAAGATCACCAGCAAGACGGTCGTCGATGTCAGGGAGTTGATGCACAGATTCGATGAGACAAAGAAGTCCGGCTACTATGTCGAGAGGGAAGAGGCAATCGATGGGGTACTGGGCATCGGTGTGCCCATACGAGACTTCTCCGGCAATGTTGTGGCAGCCCTTGGCGCCTGCATGCCCGTGTTTCAGGTGAATGAAAAGTTCACGCAGCGCGCTATCAAGGAATTGACCGCAGCCTCGGCGTCCATCTCAAAAGAGCTGGGCCACAAGTAG